In Vicugna pacos chromosome 1, VicPac4, whole genome shotgun sequence, a single window of DNA contains:
- the LOC102528925 gene encoding uncharacterized protein, producing the protein MTSRHLRENRVQAQKLFPHHHLLKN; encoded by the coding sequence ATGACTTCCCGGCACCTCAGGGAAAATAGGGTGCAAGCCCAGAAACTATTTCCCCACCACCACTTGTTGAAAAACTGA
- the CGGBP1 gene encoding CGG triplet repeat-binding protein 1, which produces MERFVVTAPPARNRSKTALYVTPLDRVTEFGGELHEDGGKLFCTSCNVVLNHVRKSAISDHLKSKTHTKRKAEFEEQNVRKKQRPLTASLQCNSTAQTEKVSVIQDFVKMCLEANIPLEKADHPAVRAFLSRHVKNGGSIPKSDQLRRAYLPDGYENENQLLNSQDC; this is translated from the coding sequence ATGGAAAGATTTGTAGTGACAGCACCACCTGCTCGAAACCGTTCTAAGACTGCTTTGTATGTGACTCCCCTGGATCGAGTCACTGAGTTTGGAGGTGAGCTGCACGAAGATGGAGGAAAACTCTTCTGCACTTCTTGCAATGTGGTTCTGAATCACGTTCGCAAGTCTGCTATTAGTGACCACCTCAAGTCAAAGACTCATACCAAGAGGAAGGCAGAATTTGAAGAGCAGAATGTGAGAAAGAAGCAGAGGCCTCTTACTGCATCCCTCCAATGCAACAGTACTGCGCAAACAGAGAAAGTCAGTGTTATCCAGGACTTTGTAAAAATGTGCCTGGAAGCCAACATCCCACTTGAGAAGGCTGATCACCCAGCAGTTCGAGCTTTCCTGTCTCGCCATGTAAAGAATGGAGGCTCCATACCCAAGTCAGACCAACTGAGGAGAGCATATCTACCTGATGGATATGAGAATGAGAATCAACTCCTTAACTCACAAGATTGTTGA